A genomic segment from Myxococcota bacterium encodes:
- a CDS encoding CoA transferase: protein MPRALDGIRVLDLTTALGEATGRVLADLGADVWKIEPPGGCDARLAPPFVGGACEPPAGDPEASLFWRAWGRGKRSVVLDLADAAGRERFLALVRGADMLLESFAPGAMEDLGLGASELLAINPSLLYVSITPFGQSGPCAREPATDLTLAAAGGLLNMTGNGDRPPVPVGFPETAHLGATQAAADAVLALYDRNRTGRGQHLDCSVQAAVVWSLMNVTGYSVLGQDPPGFGDDRAGRSGSMDVVPGLSLPVCEPCRDGFVVMTLVLGAQGAFGFDAAMKWLAANGELDDDLAAVDWMTWIQQIQEGKLSVADANRGVQALLAKIRTMTKAEIHAQAVAQKWLIAPVNLAPDLLADPQLRARDFWVDVDGAPLPGPFARLAATPIAYDRGAPKLGQDQALLERAERAPLAPVARVDVAGAPRGSLFEGLKVADFSWIAAGPLISKDLANLGATVLRVETETRIDTLRFIHPFIGAPGIKTGYAAANMNQSKLGVAVDFAKPEGIALAHRMAEWADVVVENFTPGTAERLGLDYETLRRRNPRLVMLYTCMRGQTGPERKHTGFGLHGAALAGLVGITGWPDRAPVAPWGAYTDFISPRYALAALGAALHHRDRTGEGQCIDVSQIEAAIHYLAPSVLDHAVNGRVLDRAAHDAEWGCPHGVYATRGVERYVAIEARTSAHWRALRSVVPELAALGGDSLDARTERVRRRAEIDERLAARCAREEAHAFAAALRAAGTPAYAVLRASELHGDAQLDARGFFLELDHAGFGRRKFDGAVTVFSRTPARPTGAGPLIGQHTFEVLRDVLGYSEEAIADLAAAGALT from the coding sequence ATGCCGCGCGCACTCGACGGGATCCGCGTCCTCGACCTGACCACTGCCCTCGGCGAGGCGACGGGCCGCGTGCTCGCCGACCTCGGCGCCGACGTCTGGAAGATCGAGCCGCCCGGCGGCTGCGACGCGCGCCTCGCGCCGCCCTTCGTCGGCGGCGCGTGCGAGCCGCCGGCGGGCGATCCCGAGGCGTCGCTCTTCTGGCGCGCGTGGGGGCGCGGCAAGCGCAGTGTCGTGCTCGACCTCGCCGACGCCGCAGGCCGCGAGCGCTTCCTCGCGCTCGTGCGCGGCGCCGACATGCTGCTCGAGTCGTTCGCTCCGGGCGCGATGGAGGACCTCGGGCTCGGCGCGAGCGAGCTCCTCGCGATCAACCCGTCGCTGCTCTACGTGTCGATCACGCCGTTCGGCCAGTCGGGCCCGTGCGCGCGCGAGCCCGCGACCGATCTCACGCTCGCCGCCGCCGGCGGCCTGCTCAACATGACCGGCAACGGCGACCGCCCGCCCGTGCCCGTCGGCTTCCCGGAGACCGCGCACCTCGGCGCGACGCAGGCGGCGGCCGACGCCGTCCTCGCGCTCTACGACCGCAACCGCACCGGACGCGGACAGCACCTCGACTGCTCCGTGCAGGCCGCCGTCGTGTGGAGCCTGATGAACGTCACGGGCTACTCGGTGCTCGGCCAGGATCCGCCGGGGTTCGGCGACGATCGCGCGGGCCGCAGCGGCTCGATGGACGTGGTGCCCGGGCTCTCGCTCCCGGTGTGCGAGCCGTGCCGGGACGGCTTCGTCGTGATGACGCTCGTGCTCGGCGCGCAGGGCGCGTTCGGATTCGACGCCGCGATGAAGTGGCTCGCCGCCAACGGCGAGCTCGACGACGACCTCGCCGCCGTCGACTGGATGACGTGGATCCAGCAGATCCAGGAAGGGAAGCTCTCCGTCGCGGACGCGAACCGCGGCGTCCAGGCCCTGCTCGCGAAGATCCGCACGATGACGAAGGCCGAGATCCACGCGCAGGCGGTCGCGCAGAAGTGGCTGATCGCGCCCGTGAACCTCGCGCCCGACCTGCTCGCCGACCCGCAGCTGCGCGCGCGCGACTTCTGGGTGGACGTCGACGGCGCACCGCTGCCCGGCCCGTTCGCGCGACTCGCCGCGACGCCGATCGCCTACGACCGCGGCGCGCCGAAGCTCGGTCAGGACCAGGCGCTGCTCGAGCGCGCCGAGCGCGCGCCGCTCGCGCCCGTCGCGCGGGTCGACGTCGCCGGCGCGCCCCGCGGCTCGCTGTTCGAGGGGCTCAAGGTCGCCGACTTCTCGTGGATCGCCGCGGGCCCGCTCATCTCGAAGGATCTCGCGAACCTCGGCGCCACCGTGCTGCGCGTCGAGACCGAGACCCGCATCGACACGCTGCGCTTCATCCACCCGTTCATCGGCGCGCCGGGCATCAAGACGGGCTACGCGGCCGCGAACATGAACCAGTCGAAGCTCGGCGTCGCCGTCGACTTCGCGAAGCCCGAGGGCATCGCGCTCGCGCACCGCATGGCGGAGTGGGCGGACGTCGTCGTCGAGAACTTCACGCCCGGCACGGCCGAGCGACTCGGGCTCGACTACGAGACGCTGCGCCGCCGCAACCCGCGCCTCGTCATGCTCTACACGTGCATGCGCGGGCAGACGGGGCCCGAGCGCAAGCACACCGGCTTCGGGCTGCACGGCGCGGCGCTCGCCGGCCTCGTCGGCATCACGGGCTGGCCCGATCGCGCGCCCGTCGCGCCGTGGGGCGCGTACACGGACTTCATCTCGCCGCGGTACGCGCTCGCGGCGCTCGGCGCCGCGCTGCACCACCGCGATCGCACGGGCGAGGGGCAGTGCATCGACGTCTCGCAGATCGAGGCGGCCATCCACTACCTCGCGCCGTCCGTCCTCGACCACGCGGTGAACGGCCGCGTGCTCGACCGCGCCGCGCACGACGCGGAGTGGGGCTGCCCGCACGGCGTGTACGCGACGCGCGGCGTCGAGCGCTACGTCGCGATCGAGGCCCGCACGTCTGCGCACTGGCGGGCGCTCCGGTCCGTCGTGCCCGAGCTCGCCGCGCTCGGCGGCGACTCGCTCGACGCGCGCACCGAGCGCGTGCGCCGACGCGCGGAGATCGACGAGCGCCTGGCGGCGCGCTGCGCGCGCGAGGAGGCGCACGCCTTCGCGGCCGCGCTGCGCGCCGCGGGCACGCCCGCCTATGCGGTGCTCCGCGCGAGCGAGCTCCACGGCGACGCGCAGCTCGACGCGCGCGGATTCTTCCTCGAGCTCGACCACGCCGGCTTCGGTCGACGGAAGTTCGACGGCGCCGTTACGGTGTTCTCCCGAACGCCTGCGCGTCCGACGGGCGCCGGCCCGCTGATCGGGCAGCACACGTTCGAGGTGCTGCGCGACGTGCTGGGGTATTCCGAGGAGGCGATCGCCGACCTCGCGGCCGCGGGCGCGCTCACGTAG
- a CDS encoding amidohydrolase family protein translates to MSDLGYKPFDADNHYYEAHDAFTRHVPKAMQPRCVQWCEIEGRKHHLVGGRLSRAVANPTWNPIAKPGAIADYLRGNPDKKDPKTLMGEREPLPDYYMDRDARVAKLEEQGLEGMWLFPTLGVLYEELLKHDTEAVKVLFRAFNRWVDEDWGCNYKGKIFGAPYITLCDVDFACEELEWALAQDARVVAMRPAAVVTAHDGTLSPSSPTFDPFWARVNEAGITVVIHAGDSGYTTHGYVRDGFTSVGAASAISPNIKHFNIERAAYDFLVTLCYERLFERFPNLRIASVENGAEFLPDLFRKLRQSRDRLAVTGYYKEDPGELFRQHVWINPFWEDDPYEVESFMGADRVIFGSDWPHIEGMPEPLDYVGEISKFDAAKKRRILRENALELNERRPA, encoded by the coding sequence ATGAGCGACCTCGGCTACAAGCCCTTCGACGCGGACAACCACTACTACGAGGCGCACGACGCGTTCACGCGGCACGTGCCGAAGGCCATGCAGCCGCGCTGCGTGCAGTGGTGCGAGATCGAAGGACGCAAGCACCACCTCGTCGGCGGTCGGCTCTCGCGTGCGGTCGCGAACCCGACGTGGAACCCGATCGCGAAGCCGGGCGCGATCGCCGACTACCTGCGCGGCAACCCCGACAAGAAGGACCCGAAGACGCTGATGGGCGAGCGCGAGCCGCTCCCCGACTACTACATGGATCGCGACGCGCGCGTCGCGAAGCTCGAGGAGCAGGGCCTCGAGGGCATGTGGCTCTTCCCGACGCTCGGCGTGCTCTACGAGGAGCTCCTCAAGCACGACACCGAGGCGGTGAAGGTGCTGTTCCGCGCCTTCAACCGGTGGGTCGACGAGGACTGGGGCTGCAACTACAAGGGCAAGATCTTCGGGGCGCCCTACATCACGCTGTGCGACGTCGACTTCGCCTGCGAGGAGCTCGAGTGGGCGCTCGCGCAGGACGCGCGCGTGGTGGCGATGCGGCCCGCGGCGGTCGTGACGGCGCACGACGGGACGCTCTCGCCGTCGAGCCCGACGTTCGACCCCTTCTGGGCGCGTGTGAACGAGGCCGGCATCACGGTCGTGATCCACGCCGGCGACTCGGGCTACACGACGCACGGCTACGTGCGGGACGGCTTCACGTCGGTCGGTGCCGCGAGCGCGATCTCGCCCAACATCAAGCACTTCAACATCGAGCGCGCCGCGTACGACTTCCTGGTCACGCTCTGCTACGAGCGCCTCTTCGAGCGCTTCCCGAACCTGCGCATCGCGTCGGTCGAGAACGGCGCCGAGTTCCTGCCCGACCTGTTCCGCAAGCTCCGGCAGTCGCGCGACCGCCTCGCGGTCACCGGCTACTACAAGGAGGACCCGGGCGAGCTGTTCCGGCAGCACGTCTGGATCAACCCGTTCTGGGAGGACGACCCGTACGAGGTCGAGTCCTTCATGGGTGCCGACCGCGTGATCTTCGGCTCGGACTGGCCGCACATCGAGGGCATGCCCGAGCCGCTCGACTACGTCGGCGAGATCTCGAAGTTCGACGCCGCGAAGAAGCGCCGCATCCTGCGCGAGAACGCGCTCGAGCTGAACGAGCGACGGCCGGCCTAG
- a CDS encoding sulfotransferase, whose translation MPTADRRRHWKPRPRPEWLQRVNEEGRVLDARAVVPLDERSLLDAARANTGLSDFGDDGWREPFHILLRALEEEADLNFWGRVTTRSDLVAHLEVRLRVTDWYARHPEVEDERIVAPVFVTGLPRSGTTILQEILGADPRARTVRMWEARFPVPPPAPGDPRPDPRIARADALCTMQDRVTPEWAAMHKVGGDLPVECIEFTYASFLSDAFSASFQVPSYSAYVAKTDPAYAFWWHERVLKLLQSTGRPGHWLLKGPTHLPFLPQLFERYPDARIVLMLRDPVKALASVVDVCGTLFWMRSDDPFSGDSYGHFLSVEPVVANLERLIGWLESGAIPRERVCPVRYLEFFADPAAQLDALYRALDVALTPEAAAAMQAYLARKPKGAFGEHDYDTGGEAIVAAERARFRAFQDYFGVPSEI comes from the coding sequence ATGCCGACCGCCGACCGGCGACGCCACTGGAAGCCGCGGCCGCGTCCCGAGTGGCTGCAGCGCGTGAACGAGGAGGGCCGCGTCCTCGACGCGCGGGCCGTCGTGCCGCTCGACGAGCGCTCGTTGCTCGACGCCGCGCGCGCGAACACGGGGCTCTCGGACTTCGGCGACGACGGCTGGCGCGAGCCGTTCCACATCCTCCTGCGCGCCCTCGAGGAAGAGGCCGACCTGAACTTCTGGGGGCGCGTGACGACGCGCTCCGACCTCGTCGCACACCTCGAGGTGCGTCTGCGCGTCACCGACTGGTACGCGCGGCACCCCGAGGTGGAGGACGAGCGCATCGTCGCGCCGGTCTTCGTGACGGGGCTCCCGCGCTCGGGCACGACGATCCTGCAGGAGATCCTCGGCGCGGATCCGCGCGCGCGCACGGTGCGGATGTGGGAGGCGCGCTTCCCCGTGCCGCCGCCCGCGCCGGGCGACCCGCGGCCCGACCCGCGCATCGCGCGCGCCGACGCGCTCTGCACGATGCAGGATCGCGTGACGCCCGAGTGGGCGGCGATGCACAAGGTCGGCGGCGACCTCCCGGTCGAGTGCATCGAGTTCACGTACGCGTCGTTCCTGTCGGACGCGTTCTCGGCGTCCTTCCAGGTGCCGAGCTACTCCGCGTACGTCGCGAAGACGGACCCGGCCTACGCGTTCTGGTGGCACGAGCGCGTGCTCAAGCTGCTGCAGTCGACGGGACGGCCGGGCCACTGGCTCCTCAAGGGCCCGACGCACCTGCCGTTCCTCCCGCAGCTCTTCGAGCGCTATCCCGACGCGCGCATCGTGCTGATGCTGCGCGATCCGGTGAAGGCGCTCGCCTCGGTCGTCGACGTGTGCGGCACGCTCTTCTGGATGCGCAGCGACGACCCGTTCTCGGGCGATTCGTACGGGCACTTCCTCAGTGTCGAGCCGGTCGTGGCGAACCTCGAGCGCCTGATCGGCTGGCTCGAGAGCGGCGCGATCCCGCGCGAGCGCGTGTGCCCGGTGCGCTACCTCGAGTTCTTCGCCGACCCGGCCGCGCAGCTCGACGCGCTCTACCGCGCGCTCGACGTCGCGCTGACTCCCGAGGCGGCCGCCGCGATGCAGGCGTACCTCGCGCGCAAGCCGAAGGGCGCCTTCGGAGAGCACGATTACGACACGGGCGGCGAGGCGATCGTCGCGGCGGAGCGCGCGCGCTTCCGCGCGTTCCAGGACTACTTCGGCGTGCCGAGCGAGATCTAG
- a CDS encoding TIGR03617 family F420-dependent LLM class oxidoreductase, whose product MKVDGAIFPGRDDLSLYESDLSSVPARARLLEQQGFDGLFTLDTSIDPFFTLLLAAEHSERIELVTAVAIAFARTPMTMALPAWNLQKLSGGRLVLGLGSQVRAHVEKRFGMPWHGPARQMREFVLALRAIWHAWQTGEPLRFRGELYTHSLMNPLFDPGPIDVPPPRVVVGALGPQMVRVAGEVADGLYGHPFTTSAFVREVQLPALREGLSASGRTLADFDMPAMLLTVTGRDARERAVAEGAARRLLAFYGSTPAYYCVLEQHGFDDLGPRLNRMSKEGRWAEMSALLPDELLREICLVGTPDEIPDLARERCRGGCDRITLYAPYPSSPETWPSIVRGIQRIPVEGR is encoded by the coding sequence GTGAAGGTCGACGGCGCGATCTTCCCGGGCCGCGACGACCTCTCGCTCTACGAGAGCGACCTGTCGAGCGTGCCCGCGCGGGCCCGCCTGCTCGAGCAGCAGGGCTTCGACGGGCTGTTCACGCTCGACACGTCGATCGACCCGTTCTTCACGCTGCTCCTCGCCGCCGAGCACAGCGAGCGCATCGAGCTCGTCACGGCCGTGGCGATCGCGTTCGCGCGCACGCCGATGACGATGGCGCTTCCCGCCTGGAACCTGCAGAAGCTCTCGGGCGGGCGGCTCGTCCTCGGGCTCGGCTCGCAGGTGCGCGCGCACGTCGAGAAGCGCTTCGGGATGCCCTGGCACGGCCCGGCGCGACAGATGCGCGAGTTCGTGCTCGCGCTGCGCGCGATCTGGCACGCGTGGCAGACGGGCGAGCCGCTGCGCTTCCGCGGCGAGCTCTACACGCACTCGCTGATGAACCCGCTGTTCGACCCCGGCCCGATCGACGTTCCGCCTCCGCGCGTCGTCGTCGGCGCGCTCGGTCCGCAGATGGTGCGCGTGGCCGGCGAGGTGGCGGACGGGCTCTACGGCCACCCGTTCACCACGAGCGCCTTCGTGCGCGAGGTGCAGCTCCCCGCGCTGCGCGAGGGGCTCTCGGCCAGCGGGCGCACGCTCGCGGACTTCGACATGCCCGCGATGCTCCTGACCGTCACCGGGCGCGACGCGCGCGAGCGCGCCGTGGCCGAGGGCGCGGCGCGCCGGCTGCTCGCCTTCTACGGCTCGACGCCCGCCTACTACTGCGTGCTCGAGCAGCACGGGTTCGACGACCTCGGGCCGCGGCTCAACCGGATGTCGAAGGAGGGCCGCTGGGCGGAGATGTCCGCGCTCCTGCCCGACGAGCTGCTGCGCGAGATCTGCCTCGTCGGCACACCCGACGAGATCCCCGACCTCGCGCGCGAGCGGTGTCGCGGCGGGTGCGACCGCATCACGTTGTACGCGCCGTATCCGTCGAGCCCCGAGACGTGGCCGTCGATCGTGCGCGGCATCCAGCGGATCCCGGTGGAGGGGCGATGA
- a CDS encoding aromatic ring-hydroxylating dioxygenase subunit alpha, giving the protein MSAALPDATTPTREDLAGTAITSVGNTQGSPVRIPAARYWSPEFARLEHERVWPRTWQVACSVDHVAQPGDYYEYVVDGYAAIVVRGRDGVLRAFQNACKHRGNVLCTGTGQGLRHLRCPYHGWLYDLRGELQGVPSRKGFGEKLDRASLSLSPVAVDTWGPLVFVNFDADAMPLAAYLEKMPSDAAWLDVDTFRCVATITTRAPANWKLVADGFSETYHLQTLHREMLGSVDDVDAPQEIWGHAGVSRQLYGVPSPRLARANDQVVWDSFIVSQGERMGVTKSCPAPPVPEGQTMMDVIAERIRAHQRATKGIDLSRWSARAILELHQYNVFPNLTVLVNGDLLQVLAARPGDSPDDAILFGMTFEREAEGVPRARPFDVALPMAEADFGFVLNQDVEVLKNAQRGVRQPGFTHLNLSCEEARLINTHRNLERYIGIEPSEITGGPA; this is encoded by the coding sequence ATGAGCGCCGCCCTGCCCGACGCCACGACCCCGACGCGCGAGGACCTCGCCGGCACGGCCATCACGTCCGTCGGCAACACGCAGGGAAGCCCCGTGCGCATCCCCGCTGCGCGCTACTGGTCGCCCGAGTTCGCGCGACTCGAGCACGAGCGCGTGTGGCCGCGCACGTGGCAGGTCGCCTGCAGCGTCGACCACGTCGCGCAGCCCGGCGACTACTACGAGTACGTGGTCGACGGCTATGCGGCGATCGTCGTCCGCGGTCGCGACGGCGTGCTGCGCGCGTTCCAGAACGCGTGCAAGCACCGGGGCAACGTGCTCTGCACCGGAACGGGCCAGGGGCTCCGCCACCTCCGCTGCCCCTACCACGGCTGGCTCTACGACCTGCGCGGCGAGCTGCAGGGCGTGCCGTCGCGCAAGGGGTTCGGCGAGAAGCTCGACCGCGCGTCGCTCTCGCTCTCGCCGGTCGCAGTCGACACCTGGGGCCCGCTCGTGTTCGTGAACTTCGACGCGGACGCGATGCCGCTCGCGGCCTACCTCGAGAAGATGCCGTCCGACGCCGCGTGGCTCGACGTCGACACGTTCCGCTGCGTCGCGACGATCACGACGCGCGCGCCCGCCAACTGGAAGCTCGTCGCCGACGGCTTCTCCGAGACCTATCACCTGCAGACGCTCCACCGCGAGATGCTGGGCTCGGTCGACGACGTCGACGCGCCGCAGGAGATCTGGGGCCACGCGGGCGTGTCGCGCCAGCTCTACGGCGTCCCGAGCCCGCGCCTCGCGCGCGCGAACGACCAGGTGGTCTGGGACTCCTTCATCGTGTCGCAGGGAGAGCGGATGGGCGTCACGAAGTCGTGCCCGGCGCCGCCCGTTCCGGAAGGGCAGACGATGATGGACGTGATCGCCGAGCGCATCCGCGCCCATCAGCGCGCGACGAAGGGCATCGACCTCTCGCGCTGGAGTGCGCGCGCGATCCTCGAGCTGCACCAGTACAACGTCTTCCCGAACCTGACCGTGCTCGTGAACGGCGACCTGCTGCAGGTGCTCGCCGCGCGGCCCGGCGACTCCCCCGACGACGCGATCCTGTTCGGGATGACGTTCGAGCGCGAGGCCGAGGGCGTGCCGCGGGCCCGCCCCTTCGACGTCGCGCTTCCGATGGCCGAGGCCGACTTCGGCTTCGTGCTGAACCAGGACGTCGAGGTGCTGAAGAACGCGCAGCGCGGCGTGCGGCAGCCGGGCTTCACGCACCTGAACCTGTCGTGCGAGGAGGCGCGCCTCATCAACACGCACCGCAACCTCGAGCGCTACATCGGGATCGAGCCGAGCGAGATCACGGGCGGCCCCGCCTAG
- a CDS encoding TIGR03620 family F420-dependent LLM class oxidoreductase has protein sequence MAIELGARGVWFYPDALASDEVVAFARRVEALGYGALWLPEAGGRDPFALAARLLDHTDRLVVATGVANVYARDAHAMKAAQHTLAEQSGGRFLLGIGISHRLLVEDVRGHRYGPPLATMRAYLDALDAADYGAVAPRERPPRVLAALGPRMLALARERADGAHPYMVTPAHTREARAALGPARLLCVEQKVVLEADVARGRAIARASAAIAMGLTLPNYRRSLLRQGFAEADFGEDGPSDRVVDAVVAIGDASALEARLRAHSDAGATHVCVHPLHPEGRSEPHWPVLEALAPAHA, from the coding sequence ATGGCGATCGAGCTGGGAGCGCGAGGCGTCTGGTTCTACCCCGATGCGCTCGCGAGCGACGAGGTGGTCGCGTTCGCGCGCCGCGTCGAGGCGCTCGGCTACGGCGCGCTGTGGCTGCCCGAGGCCGGCGGTCGCGACCCGTTCGCGCTCGCCGCGCGGCTGCTCGACCACACCGATCGCCTCGTCGTCGCCACGGGCGTCGCGAACGTCTACGCGCGCGACGCGCACGCGATGAAGGCCGCGCAGCACACGCTCGCCGAGCAGTCGGGCGGCCGCTTCCTGCTCGGCATCGGCATCTCGCACCGGCTGCTCGTCGAGGACGTGCGCGGCCACCGCTATGGCCCGCCGCTCGCGACGATGCGGGCCTACCTCGACGCGCTCGACGCGGCCGACTACGGCGCCGTCGCGCCGCGCGAGCGGCCGCCGCGCGTGCTCGCCGCCCTCGGCCCGCGGATGCTCGCGCTCGCGCGCGAGCGCGCGGACGGCGCGCACCCGTACATGGTGACGCCCGCGCACACGCGCGAGGCGCGCGCCGCGCTCGGCCCTGCCCGGCTCCTGTGCGTCGAGCAGAAGGTCGTGCTCGAGGCCGACGTCGCGCGCGGGCGCGCGATCGCGCGCGCGTCGGCGGCCATCGCGATGGGCCTCACGCTCCCGAACTACCGCCGCAGCCTCCTGCGCCAGGGCTTCGCCGAGGCGGATTTCGGCGAGGACGGCCCGAGCGACCGCGTCGTCGACGCCGTCGTCGCGATCGGCGACGCCTCCGCGCTCGAGGCGCGCCTGCGCGCGCACTCCGACGCGGGCGCCACGCACGTGTGCGTGCACCCGCTGCACCCGGAGGGCCGCAGCGAGCCGCACTGGCCGGTGCTCGAGGCGCTCGCACCGGCGCACGCCTAG
- a CDS encoding methyl-accepting chemotaxis protein yields the protein MTRTIGMKVGALSAAAVAGALVVGGLDGRSFSDVAQALAAVETMNGALRTHMEADMLHDGIRGDAMALLLARDESERDRGEAQLAEHLRHLAELLDQNKQRSLGAEVDAQLASASAALEEYAASARLVADLVKVDPSRAREALGRVERAFADLEGPMGEISDAIEAGVGSAKTGAESSIARARRAGLLASLVLAVAFGIAGTVLVRDLRRRMREIADRTSAVARGDLRSAGVSEGGDELASIARALEAGAAGMRTALGAERVDWRELGEQRRLARQRELDSERLAAHLDELATGAIPDEIETDVVADLLAMRDGLNALVRSVHDVASTAARLGDGDFSVAVTPRSPDDELLTSLERMVASLERVLVELRRDSGAVGASSAQVADTSRRMSQTAMDSAASLEEITSQMAELESRTRENAEGAGQAVRLAQEVSAAASEGDSQMQAMVHSMRAITEDSQEIGKIIKVIDEIAFQTNLLALNAAVEAARAGTHGKGFAVVAEEVRGLAERSARAARETTELIEGSGEKVRLGTEVAERTAARLHEIVEATRTTTELVERITEASHEQVDSIAGVNRGLARIDSVTQQNAGAAKDLADAAATLRDRADAVQATLGRFRLREEAERSVSRA from the coding sequence ATGACCAGGACGATCGGTATGAAGGTGGGAGCGCTGTCGGCCGCGGCCGTGGCCGGCGCGCTCGTCGTCGGTGGCCTCGACGGCCGGAGCTTCTCCGACGTGGCGCAAGCGCTCGCCGCCGTCGAGACGATGAACGGCGCGCTCCGGACGCACATGGAAGCCGACATGCTCCACGACGGCATCCGGGGCGATGCCATGGCGCTGCTCCTCGCGCGCGACGAGAGCGAGCGCGATCGGGGAGAAGCGCAGCTCGCCGAGCACCTGCGCCACCTCGCCGAGCTGCTCGACCAGAACAAGCAGCGCTCGCTCGGCGCCGAGGTCGATGCGCAGCTCGCGAGTGCGAGCGCCGCACTCGAGGAGTACGCGGCGAGCGCGCGCCTCGTGGCCGACCTCGTCAAGGTCGATCCGTCGCGTGCGCGCGAGGCGCTCGGACGGGTCGAGCGCGCGTTCGCGGACCTCGAGGGGCCGATGGGCGAGATCAGCGACGCGATCGAGGCGGGGGTGGGCAGCGCGAAGACCGGCGCCGAGAGCTCGATCGCGCGCGCGCGCCGGGCCGGCCTGCTCGCGAGCCTCGTGCTCGCCGTCGCCTTCGGCATCGCGGGCACCGTGCTCGTGCGGGACCTGCGCCGCCGGATGCGCGAGATCGCGGATCGCACGAGCGCCGTCGCGCGCGGCGATCTCCGCTCGGCCGGAGTCTCCGAGGGTGGCGACGAGCTCGCATCGATCGCGAGGGCGCTCGAGGCCGGCGCGGCCGGCATGCGCACCGCACTCGGCGCCGAGCGCGTCGACTGGCGCGAGCTCGGCGAGCAGCGGCGGCTCGCTCGACAGCGCGAGCTCGACTCGGAGCGCCTCGCCGCGCACCTCGACGAGCTCGCGACCGGCGCGATCCCCGACGAGATCGAGACCGACGTCGTCGCCGACCTGCTCGCGATGCGCGACGGACTGAACGCACTCGTGAGGTCGGTCCACGACGTCGCGAGCACCGCGGCGAGGCTCGGAGACGGCGACTTCTCGGTCGCGGTCACGCCGCGCTCGCCCGACGACGAGCTGCTCACGAGCCTCGAGCGCATGGTCGCGAGCCTCGAGCGCGTGCTCGTCGAGCTGCGGCGCGACTCGGGCGCGGTCGGCGCGAGCAGCGCGCAGGTCGCCGACACGAGCCGCCGGATGTCGCAGACGGCGATGGACTCCGCGGCGTCGCTCGAGGAGATCACGTCGCAGATGGCGGAGCTCGAGAGCCGCACGCGCGAGAACGCGGAGGGCGCGGGGCAGGCGGTCCGGCTCGCGCAGGAGGTCAGTGCCGCCGCGAGCGAGGGCGACTCGCAGATGCAGGCGATGGTCCACTCGATGCGCGCGATCACCGAGGACAGCCAGGAGATCGGCAAGATCATCAAGGTGATCGACGAGATCGCGTTCCAGACCAACCTGCTCGCACTCAACGCCGCCGTCGAGGCGGCGCGCGCGGGCACGCACGGCAAGGGCTTCGCGGTCGTCGCGGAGGAGGTGCGCGGGCTCGCCGAACGCAGCGCGCGCGCGGCGCGCGAGACGACGGAGCTGATCGAGGGGTCGGGCGAGAAGGTGCGACTCGGCACCGAGGTCGCCGAGCGGACGGCCGCGCGACTCCACGAGATCGTCGAGGCGACGCGGACGACGACGGAGCTCGTCGAGCGCATCACCGAGGCGAGCCACGAGCAGGTGGACTCGATCGCGGGCGTGAACCGCGGGCTCGCGCGGATCGACTCGGTGACGCAGCAGAACGCCGGCGCTGCGAAGGATCTCGCCGACGCGGCCGCGACGCTGCGCGATCGCGCCGACGCCGTGCAGGCGACGCTCGGGCGCTTCCGGCTCCGGGAAGAGGCCGAGCGCTCCGTGTCGCGGGCCTAG
- a CDS encoding carboxymuconolactone decarboxylase family protein, which translates to MRFGAGEVWSRPGLARRDRSLVVIALLTALGRERELRAHVAGGLHHGLAREEIDEILLQTAVYAGVPFALGAVAVANEVFAARDGAPQRRDAPARLAPADGATRRAAGADVLRTLLAQRERDMPAVLDATLAALGEMGRCVVDTAFGEVWSRPGLSRRDRSLVVVAVLTALSQPRELETHVRGALHHGVTQAELEELMLTAVVYAGFPRAIEGLHAARRAIGEASPAPPR; encoded by the coding sequence CTGCGCTTCGGCGCCGGCGAGGTGTGGAGCCGTCCCGGCCTCGCGCGGCGCGACCGCAGCCTCGTCGTGATCGCGCTCCTGACCGCGCTCGGGCGGGAGCGCGAGCTGCGCGCGCACGTCGCGGGAGGGCTCCATCACGGGCTCGCGCGCGAGGAGATCGACGAGATCCTGCTGCAGACCGCGGTCTATGCGGGCGTCCCGTTCGCGCTCGGCGCCGTCGCGGTGGCGAACGAGGTGTTCGCCGCGCGCGACGGCGCGCCGCAGCGGCGCGACGCGCCCGCGCGGCTCGCGCCCGCGGACGGCGCGACGCGGCGCGCCGCCGGGGCCGACGTCCTGCGCACGCTGCTCGCGCAGCGGGAACGGGACATGCCGGCCGTGCTCGACGCGACGCTCGCGGCGCTCGGCGAGATGGGCCGCTGTGTCGTCGACACCGCCTTCGGCGAGGTGTGGAGCCGCCCCGGGCTCTCACGCCGGGATCGCAGTCTCGTCGTCGTCGCGGTGCTGACGGCGCTCTCGCAGCCGCGCGAGCTCGAGACGCACGTGCGCGGCGCGCTGCACCACGGCGTGACGCAGGCCGAGCTCGAGGAACTGATGCTCACCGCCGTCGTGTACGCGGGCTTCCCGCGCGCGATCGAGGGGCTGCACGCCGCGCGGCGCGCGATCGGCGAAGCGTCGCCCGCGCCTCCTCGCTAG